From Anaerolineae bacterium, a single genomic window includes:
- a CDS encoding ISAs1 family transposase: RHWGIENEAHYSRDVTFKEDRCRLKTGCAAHVMAILNNLTLGLIRLMKFDFIPQARRFFNARLDLALDLLLAPP; the protein is encoded by the coding sequence TCGTCATTGGGGAATCGAAAACGAGGCTCATTACTCCCGTGATGTGACCTTCAAGGAAGACCGCTGTCGCTTAAAGACGGGCTGCGCCGCTCATGTCATGGCGATCCTCAACAATCTGACCCTGGGACTCATCCGGCTGATGAAGTTCGACTTCATTCCCCAAGCACGCCGCTTCTTCAATGCCCGGCTCGACCTGGCGCTTGACCTGCTTCTGGCTCCCCCCTGA